Part of the Leptotrichia massiliensis genome, TTCCATTACAAGTTTATTTCCAACTGGCACTAATTCCACTTTGAAAATGTCTTTTATCGTTTGATAAAGAGAAAATGACACATTTACATTTTCAAATCCCACATTTTTTAGCCCAAATTTCTTTATATATTCTCCAACTGTCTGAAGTGAACCACGTGAGACTTCCACAAATTCAAATCCCATTTCACTAACTTGTTTAGTAGCCTGTGTCTTATATCTAAAATCCGAAAAGAAAAAATTTCCGTTTTTTGTCGCAAGAGCGACTCCAGTTGTCCCAGTAAATCCAGTAAAATATCGAAGGTTATACAAATCTGTAATAAATAATCCATCAATATTCAGTTCATTTAAAATTCTTGATAATTTTTCAGTTCTTTTTTCCATGTTTTTTTCCTCTTTTTTATTAAAATTTTTTTACTTTTAAAGTGTAACACAAATTCAAAATTTTTTCTATTTATTTTTTCTAAAAGATTTCAATCAATGCTTATTTTTCATTAAATTTTAGTTATATTAGCTTTTTTAACGCAGAGGTATCAAACGCCATACCTCTGCACTCTGGCTTGACGCAAAACTTTCTTATAAAAGAAAAAGAAAACTCGCTTTTGAATACAAATTATTTTAATATAAATAAATATCAATGATTTAAAGATTTTTTCAAAAGCTCAAACAGCTATTTTTCTTCTAACGAAATTTTGCTTGAAATATATTTAGTGAGTTTTTCTAAATCTAAATGGTTTTGTTATTACTCCAGATGAGCAATTGTTAGTTTTGAAGTTTATTCTTATTCCTTTAGCGGCTTTTTTGGCTTCATTTAGAAAAATAGAACTTGCTCCTGAAGCTGAAATTACTGAGATGCCGCCACCTCTAGTAAATTTTACTGTAACATTTACAACAACATTAAATTCTCTGTTTAAACGTTGACTGCCTTGTGGCATTTCCAATGTTTCTCTGTATGAAACTGAAAAATCAGTACCTTCATGACATCCACCTCCCCGTGTACTTCCAGACTTTTTATCGTTTCCATTTCCAGAACTAGTTGAATTTCCGCTTGTTCCTGTTCCATTTCCGTTTTTGTTACTTGTAGAGTTTCCGTTAGCAGTATTTCCATTTTTATTTCCATGTGAAGTTCCTGAATTTGAGGGAGTGTTTTTATGTCCAGAATTATTGGAAATAGTGGAGTTTGAAGCAGTTATGGTGTTTTGTACTGGTTTTGTGCTGGCAGAATTTCCTGTGGACTCTGAAATTACTGGTTGTGTAGCATTTTTAGGGGTGGAGGTAACTGGGGGGATAATTGGGTGTGATGTAGGTTTTGGTTGTTCTTTTTGTATGGTCTCTTGGGGTACTTTGGGAGATTGTGGTA contains:
- a CDS encoding energy transducer TonB, coding for MKYYIISAAINLGILLIPIATPVLKQKLEEKKEKQTIVVDLKNSILEENKTKSTVDTDSNEESNGTAGLQKGNPQNKNNAISEAQNIEQNKLPKNPKQPELSPAQPIQQKQAQQPLPQSPKVPQETIQKEQPKPTSHPIIPPVTSTPKNATQPVISESTGNSASTKPVQNTITASNSTISNNSGHKNTPSNSGTSHGNKNGNTANGNSTSNKNGNGTGTSGNSTSSGNGNDKKSGSTRGGGCHEGTDFSVSYRETLEMPQGSQRLNREFNVVVNVTVKFTRGGGISVISASGASSIFLNEAKKAAKGIRINFKTNNCSSGVITKPFRFRKTH